From Sphingomonas sp. PAMC26645:
TAAACAACGCGACCGTGGTCGCGGCGGGGACTCCGGTCGGGAAGTGACCCGAGCAGGCTCAAGGCGCGAGCTTACCGAGGGAGAGACGGCGCTCGCGGCATCGGTGTTCGGGCGCGCGATCGATTACTCGTCGGTGAGCATGGCCCGCAGCAAATGGGCGTTCTTCCAGCCGCGCGATACGGTGATGGCGCCTCGCGGGTGCATCCACTTCCACCCCAAGGGCGATCTGTGGTCCGACGACTTCGCGCACGCGAACCTGACGTTGCAGGGGCTCTTTATCCACGAGATGACGCACATCTGGCAGCACCAGCGCGGCGTGTTCCTGCCCTTGGCGCGGCATCCCTGGTGTCGGTACGACTATACGTTCCGGCCTGGAGTGGCGCTGCACCGCTACGGCATAGAGCAACAGGGGGAGATCGTGCGGCACGCCTTCCTGCTGCGTGCGGGCGCGAAGGTCGCAGGGGCGCCGCCGCTCGCGCAGTATGAGACGGTACTGCCGTTTACGCCTGCTCGTCCCGCCAACACACCTCGTCATCCTGACGAAAGTCAGG
This genomic window contains:
- a CDS encoding vgr related protein, whose amino-acid sequence is MTRAGSRRELTEGETALAASVFGRAIDYSSVSMARSKWAFFQPRDTVMAPRGCIHFHPKGDLWSDDFAHANLTLQGLFIHEMTHIWQHQRGVFLPLARHPWCRYDYTFRPGVALHRYGIEQQGEIVRHAFLLRAGAKVAGAPPLAQYETVLPFTPARPANTPRHPDESQDPE